gaaaataatattttccgcGGCATTTCATCGGCTCAAAAGTGGGAACCAACGCTCACGAAAATCAGACTGATAAGATACCAAAAACAGCAGTAGAACAAGAACAAGTGCAACACCCCAAGGACTCCCTCCGGCTCTATGGAACGAGTCTTTCTCCGGCAGCGGCACCAAAAACGACGACCAAGTAGTGTCGAAATTCGACAGCAAGTGCAAAGCGAGGAGGAGGAGCAATGGGGAGACTATGAGGACTAGTTTTATTTGATCAAAAAGGGCTTCGAAAAGTGACTCGTAGTGGATGTACCATGAGAAGGTCAAGAACATGAAGAGTATTACGAGTAGGAAACACAAGTGTATAGGCAATGGTGATTGAGAATAAGAGGAAGAGGAGTTATCTCGGGACATGATCGATGAATGATGAGGCTTGAGGGTTCAAAGTTGACTATGTGGATTGGTGGTAGTGTTTTTGGTTTGGAAGAGAAATGTGTGGTTAGACGATATTTATAGACAGTATGCTTCCAATAAAGTGCTGTTTTATTGGACACTCGAGACTTTTCTAGCTGCAATCGCTCGAGTGTTGTGTGGCTGTCACACactgtataaagtaatgtataTCTTGCGTTATGCTTGtcaatttgaacaagaaaattagatatttcaatcttattttcttcATGAAAGTTTGAAATTCGAGATCAgcttatttaattaaatttaatttcagtTCAAACAAACTAATCAAACTATAATAAACGAGCCAAAATGGTTACTCATTGGATCGCTAAGAAAGTTTTCTATTCAGCTTTTCCTTTAAAATGGAAGTGCTGCCCTCGTGATCTTTCCTCTTTGTTGAAGCATGATGTGTTATAAATTGTCTTTCCTCTTTAAAATCAGATTTTCCAGCCCTTTTAACTGTAAAAAAATAGAGAAAGAAATGAATGGACAGCAAAAACTAGAGCTGATTATTCGGTAAAAATCGAACCGAATTACCGAATACCGAAATACCGAATAAGCTCAAAAACCATAACCGAATAGAGAACCGAATTTAATTCGGTTATTttaccgaaccgaattttttatttcggttaaaaccgaataccgaaaaaaaaaaccgaaattttataacaataaataaaaatcacaaaaataaggatggaaaatcacaaaaataatggGGGAAGAAATAATTGTCTCAAGCAATTATCTATAAACAGCAAGTCAGCAACTGTGTGCAAAACAATACAGTAAACGAAGTAatggaaaagaaagaagagaagcGCGACAACTAGACAACTAGTCATCAGACAAACTACTGGTGGCAACTAGCAAGATACTGGGTGAATCGGCAATCGGCAatcgatgatgatgaagaagacggCAAGATGCTGGGTGAGGAGAAGACTGAAGAGAACGAGCCAGTTGACGATGGCAAGATGCCGTTAAAACTCGAAAGCCTGAAAGTGAAGTCGTGAAGATCTGGTCATTTGAAGTCGGCCGGCCTGGTGTTTGAACTTTAATTGAACTGGGTAGTGATTAGTCTTAGTtggttattattatataatatatattacataagatataatataatatttataatatatattttttatttttaaatatttcggTTATTCGGGTTATTTGGGTAATTCggtaaaaaaatcgaaaaaaccGAAATACCGAAATAACCTCAAAACCATAACCGAATTAGGTACCaaaatatttcggttcggttaaccgaaccgaaatatttcggtaatttcggttcggtattCGGTTAACCGACCCGAATGCTCAATCCTAGCAAAAACCACTATTTCTAAAACAGTTTGTGTTGAAATGTTAGGCGCGTGAGAGTGATGTATTCCTTAGTGGTGAAGTTGTGTGAACCAGAAAAAGGGCAAGTTTAGTCActtttgtagttttttttttttttttttttttgccgaaaGTCACTTTTGTAGTTTAGTTACATCTTTACATTAGCTTTGGTTCTGCTTCCCTTTGTCTATTTAAATACCCGGTGGGCGGTGGAGTTTGACATGGCTCCACATCCCAATCACACAAAAGTTAGACTACTCAGCAGATGACAAGTGTCACTATGTCACCGACCCTTAATAATATTCTAAAACTTCACCACCAAATATGGTTttctattttcatatattaccgataattttcattattattcTCTGGATATCGTAAAATTTTAGTTagagatatactccctccgttccattttagttgtcacatttgattttgtgccggtcaaattggttaaagtttaactgaaatttattaatattttattaattgataaaattaaaaaaatatatcatcaaaaataacttttaatctactttaagatgtaattttcagttttttaaaataatgaaatagtGATTCATAATCTTtgatcaaaatttagtcaatttgacaaaCAAAAATGGAAATGTGATAATTAAAATGAGACGGAAAGAGTTTCTTAAAAGAATAACTATATATCCTTATGTTAAGTTTGTTGTAttataaattaacaaaattatttatgttgaatttaaaatttgaaaaaaaatcaaccGAGACAATTGAATAAAAGAACTTTTATACGATGTCTTTGAAGTTTCAGCTATCACTTTTCTAATATTGAATATAAGATGTCATGATGCCAAGTCATAGTTATGGAGGAgtgtaattaaattttattctgaaatatgcaaatatgtatattttattagCTGAAGTTACTCTCTGCTTTTTTATTCGGAAACAGGTAGACATGGACAAGATGTGTATACACACATTATAAATTCGACCGTctctttcatatttttttaaaaaaagaaactgCATGATCATAAAACTAAAGATGGGAGACCATGTGATTCTTTTAAGGTTGTGCCATGTTTTGTTCATATTCGCGAGTAATATGGGTGTCTTCAGtcacttttattttcttttaagattcaGATGTACTAtgcaatattaaatttatttttttctaaaaggaGACGAAATAACTGAGAAATGTACTTTTTTCAGACATTTAACTGagcaaaatatatcaaaaaaaacttaaattacaaatatattttcttcaGAATGCGAACCACTCTCAACCAATTCTATAAATCTATAACTCATCTACAATTCTGACggtgtttttcaaaataattttaagaatatgagtatatttgtaaattttcctatattatactagcttatagcccgtgcaaggaacatgagctttttaattatttataattttttttaaatatattttaaatggtgcgaaaaaaattaatttataaataataaatcaaaattttcaataaaataaattttgaaattatgatttgtttgtaagttagaactgttgtaaatacatcatcacagccattaatgatttcaaataaactattgtaatcaagtcATTCCTTGTCTCGTATGTATCGTGTCAAaggtattaaattctttctatcaaattgtaataaaattttgagttgaatatgTGAGGCCAatttctattagattatatttataaatatattttatattaaaattattataatgtgatttaaatatttttctaaattatggtTCTAGATTAAAACtgataaatataatttgttttgaattaagaaaaggaatcataaacatgcaataagaaggttgTTTTGGATTaggaaaaagtttttgtattcgttcctcacataaaccCGACttattagttttaaaatatatattttataaaaattatgacggtgcgatttatatatatattttttgaaacagATGGTGCGATataattctacaaataaaactggtaggaaatatttattttacattaaagacataatttgttttgaattcagaaaaggaatcataaacatgcaaataGCTATCAGTTGCCTTACAGAACAAAAGTTAATTTTGTACGatacttatttgttcaatatac
This genomic window from Daucus carota subsp. sativus chromosome 7, DH1 v3.0, whole genome shotgun sequence contains:
- the LOC135148088 gene encoding uncharacterized protein LOC135148088, which codes for MSRDNSSSSYSQSPLPIHLCFLLVILFMFLTFSWYIHYESLFEALFDQIKLVLIVSPLLLLLALHLLSNFDTTWSSFLVPLPEKDSFHRAGGSPWGVALVLVLLLFLVSYQSDFRERWFPLLSR